A segment of the Longimicrobium sp. genome:
CATCGACCCCGAGGTGTTCGCCGCCGTCCGCGCGGCGTACGACGCCGAGGCGCTGGTCTTCCCCTGGGAGAAGGGCGACGTGCTCCTGCTGGACAACATGCTGATGGCGCACGCGCGCTCCCCCTTCACCGGCCAGCGCAGGGTGGTGGTGGGGATGGCCGAGTCGTACGGCTCCGGCTGGGGGCAGCCCTGAGCCAGCGCCGGCCACCCCGCCGGATCCCGCAACACCCCGCACCCTACCGGAGACGCGACATGCCGACGGAAGCGAACGAGGATACCCGCACGTACATCGTGCTGGTGAACCACGAGGAGCAGTACTCGCTCTGGCTGGCGGACAGGCAGGTCCCGCCGGGCTGGAAGGCGGTGGGCGGGCCCGGCTCCAGGGCGGAGTGCCTGGAGTACGTGAAGGAGGTGTGGACGGACATGCGGCCGCTGAGCCTGCGGGGCGGCGCCGAGCGCCCCGCCGAGGCGCACGGCGAGACGGTGCGCCTCACCTACAGCGACGGCCAGCCGCTGGACCTGGGCGGCGAAGCCTGAGCAAGTCCATCGTCCTGGTTCCAAACAGAAACAGATTGGAATCACGCAGAGACGCAGAGAGAAATCCTTGCAGTTCCTCTGCGTCTCCGCGTCTCTGCGTGAGGCTTTTTTCAGGCGCCGCGAGCGGCTCAGGCGGGGGCGGGGGCCGCGATCCGGAAGCCGGACAGCACCGGCGACGTCGCATCGATCAGCCTGCGGATCCGCCGGATCCCCTCCTTCACCCGCTCGGCGTCCTCCGTCCCCACGCCCACCCGGATGAAGCGGTCGCACGAGGCGCCGTAGCCGATCCCCGGCACCGCGCACACGCAGTGCTCCTGCAGGAGCCGGGTGCAGAACTC
Coding sequences within it:
- a CDS encoding MbtH family protein gives rise to the protein MPTEANEDTRTYIVLVNHEEQYSLWLADRQVPPGWKAVGGPGSRAECLEYVKEVWTDMRPLSLRGGAERPAEAHGETVRLTYSDGQPLDLGGEA